One Tamlana carrageenivorans genomic region harbors:
- a CDS encoding DUF6515 family protein, producing MIIFSLNIKHKLGILLLFLALAFPTDLIAQRINHGASRGGGNGNRNISRPTTTPNRSSNRATPNRATPKRSINGGSANRSRNFSGQSKGKITNKSTSRPNVNGDKSTSRDKSISRPNSNTNRKTSTVKRPSNNKIGNKTHIGNNNVNINVNNSRHNNIRNTRVRSSHVRYTRPPYRYGGRRYYCHRPYYYHPYRPFYWGPVWHPWGYFVTSLARTAIIVAIINDSNDNKNEEYHYDNGTYYLKTEEGFVAVQAPVGAQVPSIPKEAQEVKVNETNNYYYGGAFYEQNKDGYIVVPATAGTIVPGLPEGGEEVKIGDVTYVQFGETYYQPIQVDGKDMYEIVEVKDE from the coding sequence ATGATTATTTTTTCATTAAATATAAAACATAAATTAGGCATTCTACTCCTATTTTTAGCCTTAGCATTTCCTACAGATTTAATAGCGCAGCGTATAAACCATGGTGCTTCCCGTGGAGGCGGCAATGGCAACCGTAACATCTCGAGACCTACAACCACGCCTAACCGATCTAGCAATAGAGCTACACCAAATCGAGCTACACCTAAACGAAGCATTAATGGCGGAAGCGCTAATAGAAGTCGTAACTTTTCAGGGCAATCTAAAGGAAAAATCACAAATAAATCAACTTCTAGACCTAACGTTAATGGAGATAAATCAACGTCAAGAGATAAATCTATTTCAAGACCTAATAGTAACACGAATCGAAAAACCTCAACTGTAAAACGCCCTTCTAATAACAAAATTGGAAACAAAACACATATTGGCAATAACAATGTTAATATTAATGTCAATAACAGCCGACATAACAACATTAGAAACACCCGCGTAAGATCAAGTCATGTGCGTTACACGCGGCCGCCTTATCGCTACGGAGGTCGTCGATATTATTGTCACCGCCCCTACTATTATCATCCTTATAGACCTTTTTATTGGGGACCCGTTTGGCACCCTTGGGGATATTTTGTAACCTCATTAGCTAGAACTGCCATTATAGTAGCGATAATTAATGACAGTAATGACAATAAAAACGAAGAATACCATTACGATAATGGAACTTATTACTTAAAAACAGAAGAAGGTTTTGTAGCTGTTCAAGCACCAGTTGGCGCACAAGTACCTTCCATTCCAAAAGAAGCTCAAGAAGTTAAAGTTAACGAAACAAACAATTATTATTACGGCGGCGCCTTTTACGAACAAAACAAAGATGGCTATATTGTAGTTCCTGCAACAGCCGGAACCATTGTTCCTGGATTACCAGAAGGTGGTGAGGAAGTAAAAATAGGAGATGTGACTTATGTACAGTTTGGAGAAACCTATTACCAACCCATCCAAGTAGACGGCAAAGACATGTATGAAATTGTTGAAGTAAAAGACGAATAA
- a CDS encoding arylsulfatase, producing the protein MKNLRKFGVLMMLSLLASSVTAQKKPNILVLWGDDIGQSNISAYSLGITGYQTPNIDRIAKEGTMFTDYYAEQSCTAGRSSFILGQSVFRTGLSKVGMPGAKEGISEKDPTIAELLKPLGYISGQFGKNHLGDRDEHLPTNHGFDEFYGNLYHLNAEEEPELRDYPDPAKYPDFRKKFGPRGVIHSTADGKVEDTGPLTKKRMETIDDESSKAAMDWIRKQHKAGKQWFCWWNGTRMHFRTHVKPEHKGISGQNEYGDGMVEHDMHIGLFLDLLDELGIADNTIVMYSTDNGPHKNTWPDAGINPFRGEKNTNWEGGWRVPAMIRWPGQIPAGKIANDIFSGMDWMPTFLAAAGDDKIKNKLLKGHSANGKTFKVHLDGYNMLPYLKGEEKKGRREEIFYFSDDGDLTALRYNDWKLIFMEQRSPGTLQVWAEPFIELRLPMIYNLRRDPYEFASITSNTYYDWLLDHAFLLVPAQAYVAKFLGTFKDYPPRAKAASFSLDKVMDKLATPTNN; encoded by the coding sequence ATGAAAAACTTAAGAAAATTTGGAGTTCTGATGATGCTCTCCCTTTTAGCGTCATCTGTTACAGCTCAAAAAAAACCAAACATTTTAGTACTTTGGGGCGACGATATTGGACAATCCAATATTAGTGCCTATTCCTTAGGAATTACGGGTTACCAAACCCCAAACATTGATCGTATTGCCAAGGAAGGTACGATGTTTACCGATTACTATGCCGAGCAAAGTTGTACAGCTGGCCGTTCATCTTTTATTTTAGGACAGAGTGTATTTCGTACGGGCTTAAGTAAAGTTGGTATGCCAGGCGCCAAAGAAGGTATTAGTGAAAAAGACCCTACTATTGCAGAGCTATTAAAACCACTCGGATACATTAGTGGGCAATTTGGTAAAAACCACTTAGGTGACCGTGATGAGCACTTACCTACAAACCATGGTTTTGATGAATTTTACGGTAACTTATACCACTTAAATGCTGAAGAAGAACCAGAATTAAGAGATTATCCAGACCCAGCGAAATACCCTGATTTCAGAAAGAAATTTGGACCTCGTGGTGTTATTCACTCTACTGCCGATGGTAAAGTTGAAGATACGGGACCATTAACTAAAAAGCGTATGGAAACTATTGATGACGAATCATCAAAAGCTGCCATGGACTGGATTAGAAAACAACACAAAGCAGGAAAACAATGGTTTTGCTGGTGGAATGGTACACGTATGCACTTTAGAACACACGTAAAACCTGAACATAAAGGTATTTCTGGACAGAATGAATACGGCGATGGTATGGTTGAGCACGATATGCACATTGGTTTATTCTTAGATTTATTAGATGAATTAGGCATTGCTGACAACACCATTGTGATGTATTCTACCGATAACGGACCACACAAAAATACATGGCCAGATGCTGGTATCAATCCTTTTAGAGGAGAAAAGAATACCAACTGGGAAGGTGGATGGAGAGTACCAGCTATGATAAGATGGCCGGGTCAAATCCCTGCAGGAAAAATTGCTAATGATATCTTTTCTGGTATGGACTGGATGCCTACTTTCTTAGCTGCTGCTGGAGATGATAAAATAAAAAACAAACTATTAAAAGGTCATTCTGCTAACGGTAAAACCTTTAAAGTACACTTAGATGGTTACAACATGTTACCTTACTTAAAAGGTGAGGAGAAAAAAGGAAGACGTGAAGAAATATTTTATTTCTCTGATGATGGTGACTTAACAGCCTTACGTTATAATGATTGGAAATTAATTTTCATGGAGCAAAGAAGTCCAGGAACATTACAAGTTTGGGCTGAACCTTTTATCGAATTACGTTTACCAATGATTTACAACTTAAGAAGAGACCCTTATGAGTTTGCAAGCATTACATCGAACACCTATTACGATTGGTTACTAGATCACGCATTTTTACTTGTACCGGCACAAGCTTATGTTGCTAAATTCTTGGGAACCTTTAAGGATTATCCCCCTAGAGCAAAAGCCGCTAGTTTTAGTTTAGACAAAGTGATGGACAAACTAGCCACTCCAACAAATAATTAA
- a CDS encoding IS4 family transposase — MNKSKNFSGQPIIKQVLNFILPKDVHRTAKKHNSDRYTKKFTTYEHLATMVFTVISGCSSLREVSSIMLACEGKINHLGLTDFPKRSTLSDANRRRSSEVFADIYHLLYKRYHRFLSDSRPLEPAVKNLKIVDSSTIPLFSDILKGVGRNPLNGKKKGSIKMHTMINAMEDVPCLIKFSSAATHDHTFLKDLELKKGSYVVFDKGYVDYEQYQKWTLEDVYFVTRQKDNARYTSLEEFDISNKVDDAVLKDEKIGLTDKNGNAFSLRRIAFWHEKHQKVYEFITNNYDLDADKIADIYKNRWQIETMFKRLKQNFPLKYFLGDNQNAIEIQIWVSLIIQLIMLVIQRKAQRNWAYSNMMSVIRYHLMTYIDLFKFLKNPEANWEEITTKNIGQLSLFDP; from the coding sequence ATGAATAAAAGTAAAAACTTTAGCGGACAACCCATAATCAAACAGGTATTAAATTTCATTTTGCCCAAAGATGTTCATCGGACAGCCAAAAAGCACAACAGCGATCGCTATACCAAAAAGTTTACCACCTATGAGCATTTGGCCACTATGGTATTTACCGTGATCAGTGGCTGTAGCTCACTTCGTGAGGTTTCCAGTATTATGCTTGCCTGCGAGGGAAAGATCAACCATCTAGGACTCACGGACTTTCCGAAACGCAGTACCTTGTCAGATGCTAACAGGAGAAGAAGCTCTGAAGTATTTGCCGATATTTATCATTTACTCTACAAACGTTACCATCGCTTTTTATCGGACAGCAGACCCTTAGAACCTGCAGTGAAGAACCTTAAAATCGTTGATTCCTCGACCATCCCCCTATTTAGTGACATTCTTAAAGGTGTAGGAAGGAACCCGCTCAACGGCAAAAAGAAAGGAAGTATCAAGATGCATACTATGATAAACGCCATGGAAGACGTTCCTTGTCTGATTAAGTTTTCAAGCGCGGCCACGCACGACCACACCTTTTTAAAAGACCTGGAACTCAAGAAGGGCTCTTATGTGGTTTTTGACAAAGGGTATGTGGATTATGAGCAATACCAAAAATGGACACTGGAAGATGTTTACTTTGTGACTCGGCAAAAGGACAATGCTCGCTATACAAGCCTTGAAGAGTTTGATATCTCCAATAAAGTGGACGATGCTGTCTTAAAGGACGAAAAAATAGGGCTTACGGACAAAAACGGCAATGCTTTTTCCCTGAGGAGAATCGCTTTTTGGCACGAAAAGCACCAAAAAGTTTATGAGTTCATCACTAATAATTATGATCTTGATGCAGACAAAATAGCCGACATCTATAAAAATAGGTGGCAGATTGAGACGATGTTCAAGCGGCTTAAACAGAACTTTCCGCTAAAGTATTTTTTGGGAGACAATCAAAATGCCATCGAAATACAAATCTGGGTCAGTTTGATAATCCAGCTCATTATGCTTGTGATCCAAAGAAAAGCCCAAAGAAACTGGGCTTATTCCAATATGATGTCCGTCATACGATACCATTTGATGACATATATCGATTTGTTCAAATTCCTGAAAAACCCAGAAGCTAATTGGGAAGAGATTACAACCAAAAACATTGGGCAATTAAGCCTTTTTGACCCATAA
- a CDS encoding transposase, with the protein MKGNIVWKTNSQTQLSLLPPSYDDFVPEHHPVRIVNSILNQIDIRSIENTYKGGGTSSYHPRDLLEILIYAYLRNLYSSRKIEQALGENVHFMWLSGCIQPDHNTISNFRSGKLKGNFKKDI; encoded by the coding sequence ATGAAAGGCAACATTGTATGGAAGACTAATAGTCAGACACAATTGAGTCTTCTTCCTCCGAGTTATGATGATTTTGTTCCAGAACATCACCCCGTGCGTATTGTAAATAGCATTTTAAATCAGATAGACATTCGGTCTATAGAAAACACCTATAAAGGAGGTGGTACTTCTAGCTATCACCCAAGAGATTTACTTGAAATTTTAATCTACGCCTATCTTCGTAATTTATATTCTTCTCGCAAAATAGAACAAGCTTTGGGAGAAAACGTTCATTTTATGTGGCTTAGTGGTTGTATCCAACCAGATCATAATACCATCAGTAATTTTCGTTCAGGAAAACTTAAAGGAAATTTTAAAAAAGATATTTAA
- the mdh gene encoding malate dehydrogenase encodes MKVTVVGAGAVGASCAEYIAIKNFASEVVILDIKEGFAEGKAMDLMQCASLNGFDTKITGVTNDYSQTANSDICVITSGIPRKPGMTREELIGINAGIVKNVSSSLLEHSPNMILIVVSNPMDTMTYLAHKATGMPKNRIIGMGGALDSARFKYRLAEALGAPISDVDGMVVGGHSDTGMVPLTSHATRNSIKVSEFLSEERLAQVAEDTKVGGATLTKLLGTSAWYAPGAAVSGMVQAIACDTKKIFPCSTFLEGEYGLNDICIGVPVVLGKDGIEKIVDIPLSDAEKAHMKASAEGVAKTNGLLEL; translated from the coding sequence ATGAAAGTAACTGTAGTAGGAGCAGGAGCAGTAGGTGCTAGTTGTGCTGAGTATATTGCTATTAAAAATTTCGCTTCAGAAGTCGTAATTCTTGATATTAAAGAAGGTTTTGCTGAAGGAAAAGCAATGGATTTAATGCAATGTGCATCTTTAAATGGTTTTGATACTAAAATAACTGGTGTAACTAACGATTATAGCCAAACAGCAAATAGTGATATTTGTGTGATTACTTCAGGGATTCCACGTAAACCAGGTATGACTCGTGAAGAGCTTATCGGTATTAATGCGGGTATCGTTAAAAATGTATCATCAAGCTTACTAGAGCATTCTCCAAATATGATTCTTATTGTGGTTAGTAATCCAATGGATACCATGACTTATTTAGCTCATAAAGCTACAGGAATGCCAAAAAATAGAATTATTGGTATGGGTGGTGCTTTAGATTCTGCTCGTTTTAAATATCGTTTAGCAGAAGCTTTAGGTGCGCCTATTAGTGATGTAGATGGTATGGTAGTTGGTGGACATAGTGACACAGGTATGGTGCCATTAACAAGTCACGCAACAAGAAACAGTATTAAAGTTTCTGAATTCTTAAGTGAAGAGCGTTTAGCACAAGTAGCTGAAGATACTAAAGTTGGTGGAGCAACATTAACGAAGTTATTAGGTACTTCTGCATGGTACGCACCAGGAGCAGCTGTATCAGGAATGGTACAAGCTATTGCTTGTGATACTAAAAAGATTTTCCCTTGTTCTACTTTCCTTGAAGGCGAATATGGTTTAAATGATATCTGTATCGGTGTACCAGTAGTATTAGGAAAAGACGGTATCGAAAAAATAGTTGATATTCCTTTAAGTGATGCTGAAAAAGCACACATGAAAGCTAGTGCTGAAGGTGTAGCAAAAACAAACGGATTGTTAGAGCTGTAA
- the gyrB gene encoding DNA topoisomerase (ATP-hydrolyzing) subunit B produces MSEGKEEFNKHNYSADSIQALEGMEHVRMRPSMYIGDVGVRGLHHLVYEVVDNSIDEALAGHCNNITVIINEDNSITTEDDGRGIPVDLHKKEGVSALEVVMTKIGAGGKFDKDSYKVSGGLHGVGVSCVNALSDHLKATVYRNGEIWEQEYERGKALYPVKKVGETDKRGTIVTFKPDASIFTQTLEYSYDTLASRLRELAYLNKGITIHLIDRRAVKEDGEFEGETFHSENGLTEFVQFLDATREPLMKDVIAFEGEKNGIPVEVAMLYNTSYSENLHSYVNNINTHEGGTHLSGFRRGLTHTLKKYADESGMLDKLKFDIAGDDFREGLTAIISVKVQEPQFEGQTKTKLGNREVSASVSQAVSEMLTDYLEEHPDDAKIIVQKVILAAQARHAAQKAREMVQRKTVMSIGGLPGKLSDCSEQDPSKCEVFLVEGDSAGGTAKQGRDRAFQAILPLRGKILNVEKAMTHKVFENEEIKNIFTALGVTIGTEEDSKALNLSKLRYHKVVIMCDADIDGSHIATLILTFFFRYMKELIENGHIYIATPPLYLVKKGAKKQYAWSDKERDAIIAEFGDGSKIQRYKGLGEMNAEQLWDTTMNPEFRTMRLVQIDNGTEADRVFSMLMGDEVPPRRDFIEKNAIYANIDA; encoded by the coding sequence ATGAGCGAAGGAAAAGAAGAATTTAACAAGCATAATTATTCTGCTGATAGTATTCAGGCCTTAGAAGGTATGGAGCACGTACGTATGCGTCCATCCATGTATATTGGTGATGTTGGCGTGCGCGGACTGCATCATCTCGTGTATGAGGTTGTAGATAACTCGATTGATGAAGCTTTAGCAGGACACTGTAATAATATTACGGTTATTATAAATGAAGACAACTCGATAACTACGGAAGATGATGGTCGTGGTATTCCAGTAGATTTACATAAAAAAGAAGGCGTTTCTGCCCTTGAGGTGGTAATGACCAAAATTGGAGCCGGTGGAAAATTTGATAAAGATTCGTATAAAGTTTCAGGTGGTTTGCACGGTGTTGGTGTGAGTTGTGTGAATGCCTTATCAGATCATTTGAAAGCTACCGTTTATAGAAATGGCGAAATTTGGGAGCAAGAATATGAGCGTGGTAAGGCGCTTTATCCTGTGAAAAAGGTAGGGGAAACAGACAAACGTGGAACCATCGTGACTTTTAAGCCAGACGCTTCTATTTTTACACAAACTTTAGAGTATAGCTACGATACACTAGCTAGTCGTTTACGTGAATTAGCTTATTTAAATAAAGGGATTACCATTCATTTAATTGATAGGCGTGCTGTAAAGGAAGATGGTGAGTTTGAAGGCGAAACCTTTCATTCTGAAAATGGATTAACCGAATTTGTACAGTTTTTAGATGCCACAAGAGAGCCTTTAATGAAAGATGTTATTGCTTTTGAAGGTGAGAAAAATGGTATTCCTGTTGAGGTAGCGATGCTTTATAACACCTCGTATTCTGAAAATTTACACTCTTACGTAAACAATATCAATACACACGAGGGAGGAACCCACTTATCTGGTTTCCGTCGTGGTTTAACACATACGCTTAAAAAATATGCCGATGAATCAGGTATGTTAGACAAGTTGAAATTTGATATTGCTGGTGATGATTTCCGTGAAGGTCTTACAGCTATTATTTCGGTGAAAGTGCAAGAACCTCAATTTGAGGGGCAAACTAAAACCAAATTGGGTAACCGTGAGGTTTCAGCGTCTGTAAGTCAGGCTGTTTCTGAAATGTTAACCGATTATTTAGAAGAACACCCAGACGATGCTAAAATTATTGTACAGAAGGTTATTTTAGCCGCTCAAGCACGTCATGCAGCCCAAAAGGCTCGTGAAATGGTACAGCGTAAAACCGTTATGAGTATTGGCGGATTACCAGGAAAACTGTCTGATTGCTCTGAGCAAGATCCATCAAAATGCGAAGTATTCCTTGTAGAGGGAGATTCGGCGGGTGGAACAGCCAAACAAGGTAGAGACAGAGCTTTTCAAGCGATTTTACCATTAAGAGGTAAGATTCTTAATGTTGAAAAGGCGATGACACACAAAGTTTTTGAAAACGAAGAGATTAAAAATATTTTCACGGCGCTTGGTGTAACCATAGGAACTGAGGAGGATAGTAAGGCTCTAAACCTTTCAAAATTACGTTACCATAAAGTCGTTATTATGTGTGATGCCGATATTGATGGTAGTCACATTGCAACTTTAATCTTAACTTTCTTCTTTAGATATATGAAGGAGCTAATTGAAAACGGACATATTTACATTGCAACACCACCATTATATTTGGTTAAAAAAGGTGCTAAAAAGCAGTATGCATGGTCGGATAAAGAACGTGATGCTATTATTGCCGAGTTTGGCGATGGTTCAAAAATCCAACGTTATAAAGGTCTGGGTGAGATGAATGCTGAACAACTTTGGGATACGACTATGAATCCTGAATTTAGAACCATGCGTTTAGTGCAAATAGATAACGGTACGGAAGCCGATAGAGTTTTCTCTATGCTTATGGGTGATGAGGTACCGCCACGTCGAGATTTTATTGAGAAAAATGCTATTTATGCTAATATTGATGCGTAA
- a CDS encoding porin yields MTKLINLFLVPFLLFFSLFSFGQDSITSHKDAKKEAAFKPTFNWNISAQIWLRHSNLNDGSLVNSEPTSRFTDVSIRRIRIPVSSQITPKIYAAAMFGGNNYNLKTIDNPIEILDFYVEYAFSKYLEIGIGKSGWQGLSRWDIRSASTLMGLDTPLFTLNTVEKNDDLGRQYGLWFKGQANHLDYRLSIMQPSTISTAPTGKVDFANNKPRWKTSAYVKYQFFENESNKSAYQIGTYLANKKVFNIGTGFQFQEKAFSDIDANNPAATLYDMKHWAIDTFLNLPLANQNGITAYLGFYDFNFGKDYIRNVGANNPTNGVENGGFNGAGVAFPMIGTGTTWFTQLGYTFKQTNLFNHQTVIQPNIAIQHAHWDALADHMTVYDFTVNFLVNGSHSNKISLGYQYRPIFDSATLTNTNYKGMTVLQYQIALK; encoded by the coding sequence ATGACAAAATTAATTAACCTATTTTTAGTACCCTTTCTTTTATTTTTTTCTCTTTTTTCTTTCGGACAAGACAGCATCACTTCGCATAAGGATGCAAAAAAAGAAGCCGCTTTCAAACCAACATTCAATTGGAATATTAGCGCACAAATTTGGTTACGCCATTCAAATTTAAATGACGGTTCTTTGGTTAACAGCGAACCAACTTCAAGGTTTACCGATGTTTCTATTCGCAGAATTAGAATTCCGGTTTCATCACAAATAACGCCAAAAATTTATGCTGCGGCTATGTTTGGCGGTAATAATTACAATTTAAAAACTATAGACAACCCTATTGAAATTTTAGACTTTTATGTAGAATATGCCTTTTCAAAATATCTTGAAATCGGTATTGGAAAATCGGGATGGCAAGGCTTAAGTCGCTGGGACATACGTTCGGCATCAACATTAATGGGGTTAGACACGCCGTTATTCACTTTAAATACCGTTGAAAAAAATGACGATTTAGGCCGTCAGTATGGCCTGTGGTTTAAAGGGCAAGCTAATCATTTGGATTACAGATTAAGCATCATGCAGCCCAGCACCATAAGCACTGCGCCAACAGGAAAAGTGGACTTCGCCAACAACAAACCGCGATGGAAAACTTCGGCATACGTAAAATATCAATTTTTCGAAAACGAATCTAACAAATCGGCTTACCAAATTGGAACATATTTAGCCAATAAAAAGGTGTTTAACATCGGTACGGGATTCCAATTTCAAGAAAAGGCATTTAGCGATATCGATGCCAACAATCCCGCAGCAACCTTATACGACATGAAGCACTGGGCTATCGATACATTTTTAAATTTACCTCTAGCCAATCAAAATGGCATTACAGCTTATTTAGGATTCTACGATTTTAATTTTGGAAAAGATTACATCCGAAATGTAGGCGCCAATAACCCTACCAATGGTGTAGAAAACGGCGGTTTTAACGGTGCAGGCGTAGCTTTTCCTATGATTGGAACAGGCACCACCTGGTTTACACAATTAGGGTACACTTTTAAACAAACAAACCTTTTTAACCACCAAACAGTTATTCAGCCAAATATCGCCATTCAACATGCCCATTGGGATGCCTTAGCCGACCACATGACCGTTTACGATTTTACGGTAAACTTTCTGGTAAATGGGTCTCATAGCAACAAAATTAGTTTAGGCTATCAATACCGACCAATTTTTGACAGTGCAACATTAACCAATACCAACTATAAGGGCATGACCGTTTTACAATACCAAATTGCCCTAAAATAG
- a CDS encoding amidase family protein, which produces MDSQIHKIHQQLVNQDITCTALVQSKLDALKPNTNHTVNALLEEKALELAAKVDAKIANGETIGLLEGIPFGIKDVYMVQGTLTTASSELLKNYKSAYTATAIQKLLDAGAIPLVKENCDSFGHGSSSENTIFGAVKNAINPDLVGGGSSGGSAVNVAKDYTVFSIGGDTGGSIRQPAGYNNVYGLKPTYGRVSRYGLMAYASSTDCVGPIAKSIEDIRIVLNVMSGKDVKDQTTYASAEITPEAIKSSDTIKTVGYFKNFIESDAIDSEIKADFLAAIEKIKAKGIAVKALDFFESNTLVSTYYTLAMAETASNLSRLDGTNYGNRIEAENLKETYAVTRSENFSEETKRRIVGGNQVLSQGFSDEIYLKGLNLRDQISENFEKDFNEVDIILSPVTPSTPPKIGDSLKDPLAMYLSDAYTVGFSLGQLPTLTVPQGTATGLQITAAKNNDELVLKFANFLKDTI; this is translated from the coding sequence ATGGACTCTCAGATACACAAAATTCACCAACAATTGGTGAATCAAGACATTACATGTACAGCGCTTGTGCAAAGTAAATTAGACGCATTAAAACCTAATACCAACCATACTGTAAACGCTTTACTAGAAGAAAAAGCTCTAGAATTAGCAGCTAAAGTGGATGCCAAAATAGCCAACGGCGAAACCATTGGATTGCTGGAAGGGATTCCTTTTGGTATTAAAGACGTTTACATGGTTCAAGGCACGCTAACCACAGCGAGTTCCGAATTACTTAAAAATTACAAATCGGCTTATACGGCAACTGCCATTCAAAAATTATTGGATGCTGGCGCCATTCCGTTGGTTAAAGAAAACTGCGATAGTTTTGGCCACGGTTCCTCTAGCGAAAACACCATTTTTGGCGCGGTTAAAAATGCCATAAACCCCGATTTAGTGGGAGGTGGTTCTAGTGGAGGTTCGGCCGTAAACGTTGCAAAAGACTATACTGTTTTTTCAATTGGTGGCGATACCGGAGGTTCTATTCGTCAGCCAGCAGGTTACAACAACGTGTATGGATTAAAACCCACTTACGGACGCGTTTCGCGTTACGGTCTCATGGCTTATGCCTCGTCGACCGACTGTGTTGGGCCTATCGCAAAATCGATTGAAGATATTCGCATCGTTTTAAATGTGATGAGTGGTAAAGATGTTAAGGACCAAACGACTTACGCTTCCGCGGAAATCACTCCAGAGGCGATAAAATCTTCCGATACCATTAAAACTGTCGGGTACTTCAAAAATTTTATTGAAAGCGACGCAATTGATTCTGAAATAAAAGCTGATTTTTTAGCGGCTATCGAAAAAATAAAAGCCAAAGGCATTGCCGTGAAAGCTTTAGATTTCTTTGAATCGAATACTTTAGTTTCAACTTACTATACTTTAGCTATGGCTGAAACCGCTTCTAACCTTTCACGTTTAGACGGTACCAATTACGGCAATCGTATTGAAGCCGAAAACCTAAAAGAAACCTACGCGGTAACCCGTTCTGAGAATTTTTCGGAAGAAACAAAACGCCGAATCGTGGGAGGAAATCAGGTATTGTCTCAAGGATTTTCAGATGAAATTTATTTAAAAGGACTAAACCTTCGTGATCAAATTTCAGAAAATTTCGAAAAGGATTTCAATGAAGTGGATATCATCCTTTCACCGGTTACGCCAAGTACGCCTCCTAAAATTGGCGATAGCTTAAAAGATCCTTTAGCCATGTACTTATCTGATGCCTATACTGTTGGGTTTAGCTTAGGACAATTACCTACTCTAACCGTACCACAAGGCACCGCAACTGGTTTACAAATTACGGCTGCAAAAAATAATGACGAACTCGTTTTGAAGTTTGCTAACTTCTTAAAAGACACCATATAA